A section of the Aminiphilus circumscriptus DSM 16581 genome encodes:
- a CDS encoding electron transfer flavoprotein subunit beta/FixA family protein: MKIAVLVKQVPDTDEVKMDPEKGTMVREGVGAIMNPLDMNALEAALALKRGAGDGEVTVLSMGPPQTEEALREAIALGADKALLLTDRAFAGADTWATSRVLAEAIRRTGPFDLILAGEKATDGETGQVGPEVAAMLDLPFSTYVSALERISSTEIRVRRTIEEGYQYQILSFPCLLTVLSDLNEPSMPTLAGKKKARRFSLETAGNEALDLPKEELGLSGSPTRVVRISYPKITRNTEHFSGSRLDEGIERVVTLLKEQALL; this comes from the coding sequence ATGAAGATCGCAGTCCTCGTCAAACAGGTTCCGGACACGGATGAAGTGAAGATGGATCCGGAAAAGGGAACGATGGTCCGGGAGGGTGTGGGAGCCATCATGAATCCGCTTGACATGAACGCCCTGGAGGCGGCACTCGCCCTCAAACGAGGAGCCGGGGACGGAGAGGTGACAGTCCTCTCCATGGGGCCACCCCAGACGGAGGAGGCTCTCCGGGAAGCCATCGCTCTGGGCGCGGACAAGGCCCTCCTCCTCACCGACCGGGCCTTCGCCGGAGCCGACACATGGGCCACCTCCCGGGTACTCGCCGAGGCGATCCGCAGAACAGGCCCCTTCGACCTGATCCTCGCGGGAGAAAAGGCCACCGACGGCGAAACGGGACAAGTGGGACCCGAGGTTGCGGCCATGCTGGACCTCCCGTTTTCCACCTACGTGAGCGCTCTCGAACGGATTTCCTCCACGGAGATCCGGGTGCGCCGCACCATCGAGGAAGGCTATCAGTACCAGATTCTTTCCTTCCCCTGTCTGCTCACGGTACTCTCGGACCTCAACGAACCCTCCATGCCCACCCTGGCGGGCAAGAAAAAGGCCCGGCGCTTTTCGTTGGAAACGGCCGGAAACGAGGCTCTAGACCTGCCGAAGGAGGAATTGGGGCTTTCGGGTTCCCCCACGCGGGTGGTGCGCATCTCCTATCCGAAGATCACCCGCAACACGGAACATTTCAGCGGCAGCCGCCTCGACGAGGGCATCGAGCGCGTGGTGACGCTTCTCAAGGAACAGGCACTTCTCTAA
- a CDS encoding FadR/GntR family transcriptional regulator yields the protein MNAKRMETVFRVREFVRSRRLHPGEKLPTERELADLLALGRPLLREALITLEALGELEVRERQGIFVRRLPLEELTGSLESLLAWPKEMLPEMLEMRRVLELPAAELAALRRSEEDLRRMEECLEHMEQLHLQDHREQGARDETDEAIQGSLWNTLFHTTLVQASGNRVLLRSYEGFSVVMGRITAHMRRFHVREPSRRWSHLIVEEHRRILLAIRNRDPETARKAMGTHLDETARALYALPEQPLFPGSEK from the coding sequence ATGAACGCCAAGAGGATGGAAACCGTCTTTCGGGTCCGTGAGTTCGTCCGTTCCAGACGCCTGCACCCCGGAGAAAAACTCCCCACGGAGCGGGAATTGGCGGATCTGCTGGCACTGGGACGCCCTCTGCTTCGGGAAGCCCTCATCACTCTGGAAGCGCTGGGAGAACTCGAGGTGCGGGAACGACAGGGGATCTTCGTGCGCCGTCTCCCTTTGGAGGAGCTGACGGGAAGTCTGGAGAGCCTTCTGGCCTGGCCGAAGGAAATGCTTCCGGAAATGCTGGAGATGCGACGAGTTCTTGAACTTCCCGCGGCGGAACTGGCCGCCCTGCGGCGTTCGGAGGAGGATCTCCGCCGCATGGAGGAATGCCTGGAGCACATGGAACAACTCCATCTCCAGGACCATCGCGAACAAGGCGCCCGGGACGAAACGGACGAGGCCATCCAGGGATCGCTCTGGAACACGCTCTTTCACACCACGCTGGTCCAGGCATCGGGAAACAGGGTCCTGCTCCGGAGCTACGAGGGATTCTCCGTCGTCATGGGACGGATCACCGCGCACATGCGCCGCTTCCATGTCCGGGAGCCGTCACGGCGCTGGTCGCATCTTATCGTCGAGGAACATCGCCGCATTCTCCTGGCCATCCGGAACAGGGATCCCGAAACTGCCCGCAAGGCCATGGGAACCCATCTGGACGAAACCGCCAGGGCTCTCTACGCGCTGCCGGAACAGCCACTCTTTCCGGGAAGCGAAAAATAA
- a CDS encoding NAD(P)/FAD-dependent oxidoreductase, with the protein MERRYDVLIVGGGVVGCAIARELSRYRVRTALLDRERDVGLGTSCRNSGVLHSGINYTPGTLRARLAVEGNRRMHALCRDLRVKCRTIGKLTVAQDEEDTATLARLLEQGIANGVPGLRILWPEEMRRLQPGVEGIRALHSPSSGIVSPYALTVALAENAVTNGVHVHLGQEVLDIRPRLPEEGGGFVVRTAAGDRFIALVVVNAAGVFADRVAALAGIPGFRIYPCRGEYYVLDKRFNGVLRTLVYPAPRPRHPGLGIHLTPTVDGNILIGPSAEYVEDPGNLACTAAILRKLQEKGRGLLPDLAGADFIRSFAGIRAKQSPPEEGGTRDYIIEDRKDVKGFINLVGIESPGLTASPAIASMVAEMVGRHLPLEEKETFVSCREGRREFFCELSPEEKAALVAEDPDYGEVVCRCEGVTRREVLDALANPLGARTLVSLKYRARVTMGRCQGGFCLPRIVRILRDEFGYDPEDYLLRGDSSPLFVGKVREDAVLRASVPAEGVRP; encoded by the coding sequence GTGGAAAGGCGGTACGATGTGCTCATTGTCGGTGGCGGTGTCGTGGGGTGCGCCATTGCACGGGAGCTGTCCCGGTACAGGGTGCGCACGGCACTGCTCGACAGGGAGAGGGATGTGGGTCTCGGCACGAGCTGCCGGAACAGCGGGGTTCTCCACTCGGGCATCAATTACACGCCGGGTACGCTTCGTGCCCGGCTCGCGGTGGAGGGGAACCGGCGCATGCATGCCCTCTGTCGGGATCTGCGCGTCAAATGCCGTACCATCGGCAAACTCACCGTGGCCCAGGATGAGGAAGATACGGCAACGCTTGCCCGTCTCCTCGAACAGGGCATCGCCAACGGCGTTCCGGGTCTCCGAATTCTCTGGCCGGAGGAGATGCGGCGTCTTCAGCCCGGTGTGGAGGGAATTCGAGCGCTCCACTCACCTTCCAGCGGCATCGTCTCTCCCTATGCGCTCACGGTTGCGCTCGCGGAAAACGCCGTGACCAACGGCGTCCATGTGCATCTGGGGCAGGAGGTGCTGGATATTCGGCCTCGTTTGCCCGAAGAGGGCGGCGGGTTCGTGGTGCGCACCGCCGCGGGAGACCGTTTCATCGCCCTTGTGGTGGTCAATGCCGCGGGGGTTTTTGCCGATCGCGTTGCGGCTCTCGCGGGTATCCCGGGCTTTCGGATCTATCCCTGCCGGGGCGAATACTACGTTCTGGACAAGCGTTTCAACGGCGTTCTCCGCACCCTCGTCTATCCCGCTCCCCGCCCCCGTCACCCTGGTCTCGGCATTCATCTGACACCCACCGTGGACGGCAACATTCTCATCGGACCCAGCGCGGAATATGTGGAGGACCCGGGAAATCTGGCCTGCACCGCGGCCATTCTCCGGAAGCTCCAGGAGAAAGGACGCGGTCTTCTGCCCGACCTTGCCGGGGCGGATTTCATCCGCAGTTTCGCAGGAATCCGGGCCAAGCAGTCCCCGCCGGAAGAAGGCGGCACGCGGGATTACATCATCGAAGACCGCAAGGACGTGAAGGGGTTCATCAATCTCGTGGGGATCGAGAGTCCGGGTCTTACCGCCTCGCCCGCCATTGCCAGCATGGTGGCGGAGATGGTGGGACGCCATCTGCCGCTTGAGGAAAAGGAAACCTTCGTCTCCTGCAGGGAAGGGAGACGGGAATTCTTCTGCGAACTCTCGCCGGAGGAGAAGGCGGCTCTCGTGGCGGAAGATCCGGACTACGGCGAGGTGGTGTGTCGCTGCGAGGGCGTCACCCGGCGGGAAGTGCTGGACGCTCTGGCGAATCCCCTTGGAGCGAGAACACTGGTGAGTCTCAAGTACCGCGCCCGGGTCACCATGGGTCGTTGTCAGGGAGGATTCTGTCTTCCCCGGATCGTGCGCATTCTCCGGGACGAATTCGGCTACGATCCGGAGGACTACCTTCTTCGGGGCGATTCCTCTCCGCTCTTCGTGGGAAAGGTCCGGGAGGACGCGGTACTCCGCGCGTCCGTTCCTGCGGAAGGGGTGCGGCCATGA
- a CDS encoding NAD(P)/FAD-dependent oxidoreductase: MKRETRGVVVVGGGPAGLAAALSAVEAGCGDVLLLERDIRLGGILNQCIHDGFGLHAFGEALSGPEYAARSIDRVRTHDIEVRTGSMVLSLSRDRVLEVSSRNGYGMIRADAVVLAMGCRERTREALSIPGSRPSGIYTAGAAQNLMNLENILPGRRAVILGSGDIGLIMARRMVLEGASVEGVYEVLPYASGLPRNLRQCLDDYGIPLHLSTTVTEILGKGRLEGVVVSRVDESRSPIPGTEREVPCDVLLLSVGLIPENELSRGCGISLDSRTGGAVVDETFMTDVPGVFACGNALHVHDLVDWVSVEAAEAGREAANWAASFRRGKEPEVPASLPVKAGEGVRYVLPGRLRGGRDTVFSLRVLAPGRNRDVVLRVDGRDVLRRTFPRVHPAEMLRLAVPGKDLPPGGLVEVVSS, encoded by the coding sequence ATGAAGCGCGAAACCCGTGGCGTGGTGGTCGTCGGCGGTGGTCCCGCGGGGCTTGCGGCGGCTCTTTCCGCGGTGGAAGCGGGATGTGGTGATGTGCTTCTCCTTGAACGGGACATCCGTCTTGGAGGCATTTTGAATCAGTGCATCCATGACGGCTTCGGTTTGCATGCTTTCGGCGAGGCTCTTTCTGGTCCGGAATACGCGGCTCGCTCTATCGACAGGGTGCGAACGCACGACATCGAGGTGCGCACGGGAAGCATGGTCCTCTCCCTGTCGCGGGACAGAGTTCTCGAGGTCAGTTCCCGAAACGGCTACGGTATGATTCGGGCCGACGCAGTGGTCCTTGCCATGGGCTGTCGGGAGCGGACCCGGGAGGCCCTGTCCATTCCGGGGTCTCGTCCCTCGGGGATTTACACGGCGGGGGCCGCCCAGAATCTCATGAACCTGGAGAACATTCTTCCGGGGAGGCGCGCGGTGATCTTGGGCTCCGGCGACATCGGTCTCATCATGGCCCGGCGCATGGTCCTGGAGGGCGCTTCCGTGGAGGGGGTCTACGAAGTGCTGCCCTATGCGAGCGGTCTTCCTCGGAACCTGCGGCAGTGTCTCGACGACTACGGCATTCCTCTGCACCTGTCCACCACTGTTACGGAAATCCTGGGTAAGGGACGCCTCGAAGGAGTTGTGGTCTCCCGGGTGGACGAGAGCCGCTCTCCAATTCCGGGGACGGAGCGGGAGGTTCCCTGTGACGTGCTGCTCCTCTCCGTGGGACTGATTCCGGAGAACGAACTCTCCAGGGGGTGCGGCATCTCGCTGGATTCCCGGACCGGCGGCGCCGTGGTGGACGAGACGTTCATGACGGATGTTCCCGGTGTGTTTGCCTGCGGCAACGCACTTCACGTGCACGACCTGGTGGACTGGGTCTCCGTCGAAGCCGCCGAGGCCGGTCGCGAAGCGGCAAATTGGGCGGCGAGCTTCCGGAGAGGCAAGGAACCGGAGGTGCCTGCCTCTCTTCCCGTAAAGGCAGGCGAGGGAGTCCGGTACGTTCTTCCCGGACGTCTCCGGGGTGGGCGGGATACCGTTTTTTCTCTGCGGGTGCTTGCTCCCGGAAGGAATCGGGATGTGGTTCTGCGCGTGGACGGCAGGGACGTGCTGCGGCGAACCTTTCCCAGGGTGCACCCGGCGGAAATGCTACGCCTTGCTGTCCCTGGAAAAGATCTTCCTCCGGGGGGGCTTGTGGAGGTGGTGTCCTCATGA
- a CDS encoding DUF1667 domain-containing protein: protein MSGSRLSSRLEFLCVVCPNGCDLVVAVEGASPPKVLEVTGHRCPRGVDYAVSEVERPLRSIASSVRVRGGEMPLASVRTDRPIPLEAVFGVMEEIRRCVAEAPVRIGDVLLENPAGTVCRILATRNVEHLEKGGCQRG from the coding sequence ATGAGCGGGTCCCGGCTTTCGTCGCGCCTGGAATTTCTCTGTGTGGTCTGCCCGAATGGCTGTGATCTGGTCGTCGCCGTGGAGGGAGCGTCGCCGCCGAAAGTACTGGAGGTGACAGGGCATCGTTGTCCCCGGGGTGTGGACTATGCTGTCTCGGAAGTGGAGCGCCCTCTGCGGAGCATTGCGAGCAGTGTTCGGGTCCGGGGTGGAGAGATGCCTCTCGCGAGCGTTCGCACGGATCGCCCCATTCCTCTGGAAGCGGTCTTCGGCGTGATGGAGGAAATCCGGCGATGTGTCGCGGAAGCTCCCGTCCGAATCGGGGACGTGCTTCTGGAGAATCCCGCCGGAACAGTCTGCCGCATCCTGGCGACGCGGAATGTGGAGCATCTGGAGAAGGGTGGGTGTCAAAGGGGCTGA
- a CDS encoding TAXI family TRAP transporter solute-binding subunit, translating into MRKSILWAFVLLFCAAVLLAPLHGAAEARTYRVNIATATTGGAYYPIGNAMAQIWTKKLDGVKAAAQSTAGTPQNVELLMNGEVQIAFGQNGVCFYAFNGKGVYEGKPGFPFTDIRGVLSLYPNVMHFIALKDAGVTSIADFKGKKVVPGQVASATEINTREILGIYGLNYIKDAKDAGEANVNADFVGYNEAVDLLKNRQVQGAQIAGGVPTAAVLDLLSSGEMVLVDIEEEKAKEITAKYPWYFPYTIKAGTYPNQDKDVHTVALANILFTRADVPDELVYMLTKAVYDYHDDLVRAHKATEATTLENAMNGMTIPVHPGAVKYFEEQGIAVPDIKPAQ; encoded by the coding sequence ATGCGGAAAAGCATTCTGTGGGCATTTGTGTTGCTCTTCTGCGCAGCGGTGCTTCTGGCGCCTCTTCATGGTGCGGCGGAAGCGCGGACGTATCGGGTGAACATTGCCACGGCCACGACTGGCGGGGCCTATTACCCCATCGGGAACGCCATGGCCCAGATCTGGACGAAGAAGCTCGATGGCGTCAAGGCCGCCGCACAGTCCACTGCGGGGACGCCGCAGAACGTGGAACTTCTGATGAACGGCGAAGTGCAGATCGCCTTCGGACAGAATGGCGTCTGTTTCTACGCTTTTAACGGAAAGGGCGTCTACGAAGGGAAACCGGGCTTTCCCTTCACCGATATTCGAGGTGTTCTCTCCCTCTATCCCAACGTGATGCATTTCATCGCTCTGAAGGACGCAGGGGTTACGAGCATTGCGGACTTCAAAGGCAAAAAGGTCGTTCCCGGACAAGTTGCAAGCGCCACAGAGATCAACACCCGCGAAATTCTTGGCATCTACGGTCTCAATTACATTAAGGACGCGAAGGACGCGGGGGAGGCGAACGTGAATGCCGACTTCGTGGGCTACAACGAAGCGGTGGACCTGCTGAAGAACCGCCAGGTCCAGGGAGCCCAGATCGCCGGAGGAGTTCCCACCGCTGCGGTGCTTGATCTCCTTTCCTCCGGGGAAATGGTCCTCGTGGACATCGAGGAGGAGAAGGCAAAGGAAATCACCGCGAAGTATCCCTGGTATTTCCCCTACACCATCAAGGCCGGAACGTATCCCAATCAGGACAAGGATGTCCACACTGTAGCCCTTGCGAACATTCTCTTCACCCGGGCGGATGTCCCTGACGAACTCGTCTATATGCTCACAAAGGCCGTTTACGACTATCATGACGACCTTGTCCGCGCTCACAAGGCCACTGAGGCGACCACCCTCGAAAACGCCATGAACGGCATGACCATCCCTGTCCACCCGGGTGCAGTCAAGTACTTTGAGGAACAAGGTATCGCCGTTCCCGACATCAAACCGGCTCAGTAA
- a CDS encoding MCP four helix bundle domain-containing protein: MRIGAKLTGAFAAVTLVCAVVGFLGSFGIQRTAGQVEDMAEVRLPRVRCLLLLQESQQGIRAAERSLLNLAASADERRRAYQDLEIQRKKTGENLETLAALLGRATEEDALFQAFRSAEAERTKGIEDFLTLSGKLDETGIGNPAAFEAELAVLEVAHQKWLLDLSRAVMTEMPFRGNVDAAESAMGKWLASFSVKNPALVDLFGPRILEQYKILYAAAEGIREQLNRDDITDEDMGDIRFAFAYECLPAADAIGDIFDRARKIVGDAVAIQNVMNKQVLETNGAAFDTAIAALDALVSAELQAVDAARVEAAAVSSGAGRLVFVGIAVGAGLSILLGFLLTRSITRRLGRVMAWLWRTV; the protein is encoded by the coding sequence GTGCGGATCGGCGCGAAACTGACAGGCGCTTTTGCCGCGGTGACGCTCGTGTGTGCCGTGGTGGGATTTCTCGGATCCTTCGGTATCCAGCGGACGGCCGGGCAGGTGGAGGACATGGCGGAGGTGCGCCTGCCCCGTGTTCGCTGCCTTCTCCTGCTTCAGGAAAGCCAGCAAGGTATTCGGGCGGCGGAGCGGAGCCTCTTGAACCTCGCCGCATCGGCGGACGAACGCCGCCGGGCTTACCAGGACCTGGAGATCCAACGGAAGAAGACCGGGGAGAATCTGGAGACGCTTGCAGCTCTTCTGGGGCGCGCCACCGAGGAAGACGCGCTCTTTCAGGCTTTTCGCAGCGCCGAGGCGGAACGCACCAAGGGGATCGAGGATTTCCTTACCCTGTCCGGGAAACTCGACGAGACGGGCATTGGCAATCCCGCGGCGTTCGAGGCGGAACTTGCCGTTCTCGAGGTGGCTCATCAGAAATGGCTCCTGGACCTGAGCCGGGCGGTCATGACGGAAATGCCCTTCCGCGGCAACGTGGATGCGGCGGAAAGTGCCATGGGGAAATGGCTTGCCTCCTTCAGTGTGAAGAACCCCGCACTGGTGGATCTCTTCGGACCGCGCATCCTTGAACAATACAAGATTCTTTATGCTGCGGCGGAGGGCATTCGGGAACAGCTTAACAGGGACGACATCACCGACGAAGACATGGGCGACATCCGCTTCGCTTTCGCCTATGAATGTCTTCCTGCGGCGGATGCCATCGGGGATATCTTCGACCGGGCGCGGAAGATCGTGGGCGATGCGGTGGCGATCCAGAATGTGATGAACAAACAGGTGCTCGAAACGAACGGTGCAGCCTTCGATACCGCGATTGCCGCGCTGGATGCTCTTGTGAGCGCCGAGCTACAGGCGGTGGATGCCGCGAGGGTGGAGGCGGCTGCGGTTTCTTCCGGAGCGGGGCGTCTCGTTTTTGTGGGCATTGCCGTGGGTGCCGGACTCTCCATCCTGCTGGGATTTCTTCTCACTCGGAGCATTACGAGACGGCTGGGACGTGTCATGGCATGGCTCTGGCGAACCGTGTAA
- a CDS encoding methyl-accepting chemotaxis protein, with protein sequence MALANRVREKDLSATADAEGAAGSDELGDLSRTFGDMTLSLRDIVSGIAVEADEAGGRSEALAALAMDAVTEMVRNASVSLAGTVKEMHALEERNRAIVGHMERLDGAVAEVSSFVTTITGIADQTNLLALNAAIEAARAGEAGRGFAVVAEEVRKLAEESAQAAKRVQDLIGSLGTSAKTSVAATGEMAEVLKRTLADSAASGERLDLSMERIIRTSDLIRNMAAAAAEQSAASSEMTEALGAVTRSTEAMVEAIRGIERASEETAAAAESVATESQALAESSGRMTAHVSQFRLTGVEAPRVALPGGKRNDVRTA encoded by the coding sequence ATGGCTCTGGCGAACCGTGTAAGAGAGAAGGATCTCTCCGCAACAGCGGATGCGGAGGGCGCAGCGGGGAGCGATGAACTGGGCGACCTGAGCCGGACCTTTGGCGACATGACGCTTTCCCTTCGGGACATCGTGTCGGGTATCGCCGTTGAGGCGGACGAGGCGGGGGGACGTTCCGAGGCCTTGGCTGCCCTTGCCATGGATGCGGTGACCGAGATGGTCCGGAACGCTTCCGTGTCCCTGGCCGGTACGGTGAAGGAGATGCACGCCCTCGAGGAACGGAACCGCGCGATCGTCGGTCATATGGAGCGCCTCGACGGGGCCGTGGCGGAAGTCTCTTCCTTCGTAACCACCATCACGGGGATTGCGGACCAGACAAACCTTCTGGCCCTGAACGCCGCCATCGAGGCGGCCAGGGCAGGGGAGGCGGGACGCGGTTTCGCCGTTGTCGCCGAGGAAGTGCGGAAGCTCGCCGAGGAATCCGCCCAGGCGGCCAAGCGGGTGCAGGATCTCATCGGCTCCCTGGGAACATCCGCCAAGACCTCTGTTGCCGCCACGGGAGAAATGGCGGAGGTTCTCAAGAGAACCCTGGCGGATTCCGCCGCATCAGGAGAGCGGCTCGATCTCTCGATGGAACGCATCATCCGCACGAGCGACCTGATTCGGAACATGGCTGCCGCTGCGGCGGAACAGTCCGCAGCCAGCAGTGAGATGACCGAGGCTCTCGGTGCGGTGACCCGTTCCACCGAGGCCATGGTGGAAGCCATCCGGGGCATCGAACGTGCCTCGGAGGAGACCGCGGCGGCGGCGGAGAGTGTTGCCACCGAATCCCAAGCGCTGGCGGAAAGCTCGGGGCGAATGACCGCCCACGTCTCTCAGTTCCGCCTTACCGGGGTGGAGGCACCTCGCGTCGCGCTGCCGGGTGGCAAGAGGAACGACGTGCGGACAGCGTGA
- a CDS encoding tRNA-dependent cyclodipeptide synthase — MRIASLFNTTLEHIESRRWNPYLGISINNKKFTREYLYDFMAWAAVRTKERVAIVIVDIIQHINNLVFDRSKPISAIDKAFRKAEEVRLLCDQAMSALPPQLSEKIVLLDWTDIVYDPFFCHNLQIFKEEYAENDDFRNALIAITKKNLGSIVSRLDEDAIETLSRYLLNELPELATGFMHDGIHYNLNVYPGRIGSIYSELMCLNFFPRIYSRLYIIGNIASVEAYSEEAPDG, encoded by the coding sequence ATGCGAATCGCTTCGCTCTTCAATACCACTCTCGAACACATCGAATCCCGAAGGTGGAACCCCTACCTCGGCATCAGCATCAATAACAAAAAATTCACGAGGGAATATCTGTACGACTTCATGGCATGGGCCGCCGTGCGAACAAAGGAACGCGTAGCCATCGTGATCGTCGACATCATTCAGCATATCAACAACCTTGTCTTCGACAGGAGCAAGCCGATTTCGGCAATCGACAAGGCCTTCCGGAAAGCGGAGGAGGTGCGCCTCCTGTGCGATCAGGCCATGTCGGCGCTTCCCCCGCAACTCTCCGAAAAGATCGTTCTCCTCGACTGGACGGACATCGTCTACGACCCTTTTTTCTGCCACAACCTCCAGATCTTCAAGGAAGAATACGCCGAGAATGACGACTTCAGAAACGCGCTCATCGCGATAACGAAAAAAAATCTCGGGAGCATCGTCAGCCGTCTCGACGAGGACGCAATCGAAACGCTTTCCCGATACCTTCTCAACGAGTTGCCCGAACTCGCGACCGGCTTCATGCACGACGGCATCCACTACAATCTGAACGTCTACCCCGGCAGGATCGGATCCATCTACTCCGAACTGATGTGCCTCAATTTTTTCCCCCGCATCTATTCCAGACTCTACATCATCGGCAACATCGCATCGGTCGAGGCGTATTCGGAGGAAGCTCCGGACGGATGA
- a CDS encoding GNAT family N-acetyltransferase, translating to MRVRKMIEADLPRVALLLEELSTALGEDRPLDENDLRRHFANMDAQDETYENYVCEHEDEVIGFLSLLFYRSLYHRNGTVLINELIVSEKHRGRNAGASLLKYAVGRAREHSMDEIEVGVMQANERARSFYQRHGLSTEYLLLGMDFDTSS from the coding sequence ATGCGCGTCAGAAAAATGATCGAAGCGGACCTGCCTCGCGTAGCATTGCTCCTTGAGGAACTCAGCACAGCCCTCGGAGAGGACCGTCCCCTCGACGAAAACGACCTGCGGCGTCACTTCGCGAACATGGACGCACAGGACGAAACATACGAAAACTACGTGTGCGAGCACGAGGACGAGGTAATCGGATTTCTTTCGCTCCTGTTCTACCGAAGCCTGTACCACAGAAACGGCACAGTCCTCATCAACGAACTGATCGTCTCCGAAAAACACAGGGGCAGAAACGCAGGCGCCTCCTTGCTGAAATATGCCGTCGGCAGGGCCAGAGAACACAGCATGGACGAGATTGAAGTGGGAGTCATGCAGGCAAACGAAAGAGCGCGCAGTTTTTACCAGCGTCATGGGCTTTCGACGGAGTACCTTTTGCTGGGAATGGACTTCGACACCTCCTCTTAA
- a CDS encoding nuclear transport factor 2 family protein, which yields MTPKYVLQKFVEAFNNADPDSLANLYSDDTVNHQVAAGDPIKGREAIRKMFTDGFAAANMTCIVENMFKDGKWAIMEWRDPLGLRGCVFFRIVDSKIVFQRGCWDRLTFCRQQNFPIPKERT from the coding sequence ATGACCCCTAAATATGTGTTGCAAAAATTCGTGGAGGCATTCAACAACGCGGACCCGGATTCCCTGGCTAACCTGTACAGCGATGACACCGTCAACCACCAGGTCGCGGCAGGAGACCCCATCAAGGGGCGCGAGGCCATCCGAAAAATGTTCACGGACGGTTTCGCCGCCGCAAACATGACCTGTATCGTCGAAAACATGTTCAAGGATGGAAAATGGGCAATCATGGAATGGCGCGACCCTCTGGGGCTGCGGGGGTGTGTTTTTTTCCGGATCGTCGATTCGAAAATCGTTTTTCAGCGAGGTTGCTGGGACAGGCTGACCTTTTGCAGACAACAGAACTTTCCGATCCCCAAAGAACGGACATGA